The following proteins are encoded in a genomic region of Colletotrichum higginsianum IMI 349063 chromosome 9, whole genome shotgun sequence:
- a CDS encoding Geranylgeranyl transferase type-2 subunit alpha yields the protein MESHGIARTARKPRTEAQIQSDLAKIETLRSVEAALLRAARPSADTDTDTPDLDPAATLALTTKLLRLNPEHYTAWNVRRRCLTCGSLSKPSPGPSPSAPPASSSAACTPPPSSAAALPSSSAATRPAQPSPAGPGSGRSGTTVEHASSIEDRVRDAAEGDKPAGEQKDGKAHATDEVVATLKNELNFTIPLLLEFPKSYWIWKYRSWLLQQAVDLLPRPLARRVWQEELGLVSKMLSKDRRNFHAWGYRRKVVAVLESAALGGESLVESEFAYTTSMIKMDLSNFSAWHSRSNLMSRLLEERGADDAVRQKFLEDELELVREALNVGPEDQSLWFYHRFLVQDMTEADGRSKIAPNLSRDKRARYVRCEIDGIKELLEDYDDIVWIYKALLDYTIALPKLEGRAPDNGEVTDLGAWMAEVRRLDPMRNGRWDDLEKECGLL from the exons ATGGAAAGC CACGGCATAGCTCGCACAGCCCGGAAACCACGGACCGAAGCCCAGATCCAGTCCGACCTCGCCAAAATCGAGACCCTGCGctccgtcgaggccgccctcctccgcgcTGCACGCCCGTCCGCCGACACCGACACCGACACCCCCGACCTAgaccccgccgccaccctcgCCCTCACCACGAAGCTCCTGCGCCTGAACCCGGAGCACTACACGGCATGGAACGTCCGCAGGCGCTGCCTAACCTGTGGATCATTGTCAAAACCCTCGCCTgggccgtcgccatcggcgccgcccgcgagtTCTTCAGCAGCATGCACTCCGCCTCCGTCCTCCGCCGCTGCGTtgccgtcttcctcggccgcgacccGGCCCGCCCAACCGTCCCCCGCGGGCCCGGGGAGTGGGAGGAGTGGTACAACAGTTGAGCACGCGAGCTCGATTGAAGATCGAGTCCGCGATGCGGCGGAGGGAGACAAGCCAGCAGGAGAACAAAAGGACGGAAAGGCCCACGCCaccgacgaggtcgtcgcgACCCTCAAAAACGAGCTCAACTTCaccatccccctcctcctcgagtTCCCCAAGAGCTATTGGATCTGGAAATACCGCTCCTGGCTACTCCAGCAAGCTGTCGACCTCCTCCCGAGGCCATTGGCCCGCCGCGTGTGGCAAGAGGaactcggcctcgtctcCAAGATGCTGTCCAAGGACCGCCGCAACTTCCATGCCTGGGGCTACCGCCGGAAGGTGGTCGCCGTGCTGGAGAGCGcagccctcggcggcgagagccTGGTCGAGTCCGAGTTCGCGTACACGACCAGCATGATAAAGATGGACCTGTCTAACTTCTCGGCCTGGCACAGCCGCTCCAACCTGATGTCCCGCCTGCTGGAGGAGcgtggcgccgacgatgcggtGCGGCAGAAGTTTTTGGAGGACG AACTCGAACTCGTGCGCGAAGCACTGAACGTCGGACCGGAGGACCAGTCGCTCTGGTTCTACCACCgtttcctcgtccaggacaTGACGGAAGCAGACGGCCGGTCCAAGATTGCACCCAATTTGTCACGGGACAAAAGGGCACGCTACGTGCGGTGCGAAATCGACGGCATCAAGGAGCTCTTGGAGGACTACGATGATATCGTGTGGATATACAAGGCGCTGCTGGACTACACAATAGCCCTGCCGAAACTGGAGGGGCGCGCCCCCGACAACGGAGAGGTTACAGACCTCGGGGCGTGGATGGCCGAGGTGCGCCGCTTAGACCCCATGCGCAACGGGCGCTGGGACGATCTCGAGAAGGAGTGCGGTCTGCTCTAG
- a CDS encoding Histidine acid phosphatase, giving the protein MAPKGFTLLAALAVSGGTTGSSGGAANATGDIDLSWHAPAQTEVNNLTAVINSKGVWGFIYDTSETPDDKYGQYNWCNMPHVRKTEYLQPSDEYELKYVELVHRHHKRTPYVLNAFPVEPYQWNCDDQGLFYYGEPFSSRNKPAKMYWKVYISPVNPFVPVGWIGTCQFPQITAQGLDDSWLHGADLYGVYHDLLGLLPSRDAVNSPDWHRKVKYRVTNNQITSQVAGMVVNGMWATTDSLQLSTQAAGVDSLEPQYSCPAGASLFNRIKSASNAAWAQHLAAAGPLYEALDDISGVPADDGGFHTSLDRYYDNLSARQCHDKPLPCKLVDGVNSTTCVTQDLVDAVYRLGHWEYSQIYRDAPDSLAASVATWGVWIAELAAHLRAVIKGESETIYFHNVAHDGSVSRLLSILQLDHMVWPGMGSEVVFELYKKKAVDGGNPPAPATTSVVVAPGAGAGESGWYVRVLWSGQVFKSSNPTLGLMDMIPVETLLAYFDGLVGENASLVKGKCSA; this is encoded by the exons ATGGCCCCCAAAGGTTTCACTCTGCTAGCCGCCCTTGCTGTCTCTGGCGGCACCACTGGGTCGAGCGGCGGTGCTGCGAATGCTACCGGTGACATCGACTTGAGCTGGCATGCGCCTGCGCAGACCGAGGTCAACAACCTCACTGCCGTCATAAACAGCAAGGGTGTTTGGGGCTTTATTTACGACACCTCTGAGACCCCCGACGACAAGTACGGACAGTACAACTGGTGCAACATGCCCCATGTGCGCAAGACGGAGTATTTACAGCCTTCGGACGAGTACGAACTCAAATACGTGGAGCTA GTCCATCGCCACCATAAGCGCACGCCTTACGTCCTCAACGCCTTCCCCGTGGAACCGTACCAATGGAATTGCGATGACCAGGGCCTCTTTTACTATGGGGAGCCCTTCTCTAGTCGCAACAAGCCGGCAAAGATGTACTGGAAGGTCTACATCTCCCCCGTTAACCCCTTCGTCCCCGTGGGCTGGATCGGCACCTGCCAGTTCCCCCAGATCACCGCccagggcctcgacgactcGTGGCTCCACGGTGCTGACCTCTACGGCGTTTATcacgacctcctcggcctccttccctcccgcgacgccgtcaaCTCCCCCGATTGGCACCGCAAGGTCAAGTACCGCGTCACCAACAATCAAATCACCAGCCAGGTCGCCGGCATGGTCGTCAACGGCATGTGGGCTACCACCGACTCTCTTCAGCTCAGCacccaggccgccggcgttgacTCCCTCGAGCCGCAGTACTCCTgccccgccggcgcctcccTCTTCAACCGCATCAAGTCCGCTTCGAACGCCGCATGGGCACAGcatcttgccgccgccggcccgcTGTATGAAGCGCTCGACGACATCTCGGGCGTTCCTGCCGATGATGGGGGCTTCCACACCTCTCTGGATCGCTACTATGACAACCTTTCGGCGCGCCAGTGTCACGACAAGCCCTTGCCGTGCAAGCTTGTGGACGGCGTCAACAGCACCACCTGCGTCACTCAGGATCTTGTCGATGCCGTCTACCGTCTAGGACACTGGGAGTACTCACAGATCTATCGCGACGCCCCTGACTCTCTTGCCGCCAGTGTTGCGACGTGGGGCGTCTGgatcgccgagctcgccgcaCATCTTCGTGCTGTTATCAAGGGGGAAAGCGAGACGATCTACTTTCACAACGTCGCCCACGACGGCTCCGTCTCCCGCCTGCTATCGATCCTGCAGCTTGACCACATGGTCTGGCCCGGCATGGGCTCCGAGGTCGTGTTTGAGTTGTACAAAAAAAAGGCAGTCGATGGTGGGaacccgccggcgccggccacgacGTCTGTTGTAGTTGCGCCGGGGGCCGGTGCCGGGGAGAGCGGCTGGTACGTGCGGGTCCTCTGGAGCGGCCAGGTTTTCAAATCGTCCAACCCGACGTTGGGCCTCATGGATATGATCCCCGTTGAGACGCTACTGGCCTACTTTGACGGGCTGGTGGGGGAGAACGCCAgcctcgtcaagggcaaatgCAGCGCTTGA
- a CDS encoding Alpha beta hydrolase family, with protein MRDRILESQHLGLGLAAAAAAVAAATAYLLLTSPHTASPVSPFAAAAVAAPRPANDRRKTAPSPKWTVLPTLSTLARDELPYPPDALPGARDVATAYGNLRIYEFGPEDAEERVLLLHGIGTPCLALGGVAEEFIERGWRVMTFDFFGRGYSDAPLDIPHDARLYTTQVLLALASSALPGWTGNDAFHLLGYSLGGAIAAAFASSHPHLVKSLTLVAPGGLVRSAAHVGWRSRLLYSAAWIPEPVRRWLVARRITPADPGTGGDVPEKETVDDDNNDMAAEWDDLRLVGGRRIGDVVRWQAQTHPGYVKSYMSTIRHAPLYDRGGEEWRDLAEALQARRSGAEPGLRKGRVLFVLGDRDDIVVPGETVWDAEAVLGEDAVEVVVLKGGHEIAITKGRDIVGAVVSAWQR; from the exons ATGAGGGATAGGATATTAGAATCccagcacctcggcctcggcttggcggccgcggcggcagcggtagcggcggcaacggcctacctcctcctcacctcCCCCCATACAGCCTCTCCCGTGTCACCAttcgccgctgccgccgttgccgccccGCGCCCGGCCAACGACCGCCGCAagacggcaccgtcgccgaaATGGACCGTCCTGCCCACCCTCTCGACGCTCGCCCGCGACGAGCTGCCGTACCCGCCCGACGCGCTGCCGGGGGCCCGGGACGTCGCCACGGCCTACGGGAACCTGCGCATCTACGAGTTCGGACCCGAGGACGCTGAGGAGAgggtcctgctgctgcacggCATCGGCACGCCGTGCCTCGCGCTGGggggcgtcgccgaggagttTATCGAGAGGGGGTGGAGGGTCATGACTTTTG ACTTCTTCGGCCGCGGCTACTCGGACGCGCCCCTCGACATCCCCCACGACGCCCGCCTCTACACAACCCAGGTTCTCCtcgccttggcctcctctGCCCTGCCGGGCTGGACCGGCAACGACGCCTTCCACCTGCTGGGCTACTCCCTCGGCggtgccatcgccgccgccttcgcctcGTCGCACCCGCACCTTGTCAAGTCCCTCACCCTCGTCGCCCCCGGCGGGCTCGTCCGCTCCGCCGCCCACGTCGGGTGGCGGAGCCGCCTGCTGTACAGCGCCGCCTGGATCCCCGAGCCCGTGCGCCGGTGGCTCGTCGCGCGGAGGATCACGCCCGCAGACCCCGGGACCGGGGGGGACGTCCCCGAAAAGGAGACCGTCGatgacgacaacaacgacatgGCGGCGGAGTGGGACGACCTGAGGCTCGTGGGTGGGAGACGcatcggcgacgtcgtgCGGTGGCAGGCGCAGACGCACCCGGGGTACGTGAAAAGCTACATGAGCACGATCCGGCACGCACCTCTCTATGACCGCGGGGGCGAGGAGTGGAGGGACCTCGCGGAGGCGCTCCAGGCGCGGAGGAGCGGCGCGGAGCCCGGGCTGAGGAAGGGGCGGGTGCTGTTCGTTCTCGGGGACAGGGACGATATCGTGGTGCCGGGCGAGACGGTGTGGGATGCCGAGGCGGTGCTCGgggaggacgccgtcgaggtcgtggtCCTCAAGGGCGGGCATGAGatcgccatcaccaaggGGCGGGACATTGTCGGGGCTGTTGTCTCTGCATGGCAGAGATAG